The nucleotide sequence ATTAAACAAAAGGGCACACTGACCAGAAGTAAAGAATgtccaaattaaaaagaaagtttaaatgtCCCTCTTCTTGAGATACCAACACGGGTCCTCCTTCCATggtaagactcccttcccaggtgaaAATGCTGTGTCGATACACTGTGTACTTGGTggtctatcctttttttttttttaaagcaaaacccTGTAGGAATGTAACCCTgacttaattttctcttttctgacaaGACATAAAACAGGGCCAGAAACCCCGTTTCTCTGAAACAGTTTCTCAGAGTCCATCTGGGAAGTGGGCTTCTGGGCTAGTCCTCAACTTGGCTCAGATAAAacttttctattcttatttttgaTCTTTTACTGATTATTTTAATTAGCTTTCAGGGAACATGATTTTCAGTGTTCTCCTGACCTGGCTCATACATGGGTGAAAATAAAGGTATGTGCTTACTAGCAAATTCTTAAACAGGCTTAGCTTTGATTGAGGGAAGTGACCGCCCCTTATATTCTATAGGCTCCAAAGTAATGGTTACATTTAAAACATTCCCACTGAAGTGTTCACAACCCAAGATGTGTTACTAAATTCCTTCCAGGGATAAATTATCACAGGAGGGATTCCCACTGGTTCTCtgatgatttccttttaggaatcGGCAGAGCAGCTGGCAGAGTGGACTGAGGGTCTGTGGATACCAATTCTTCAGTGGCTTTCCAAGACTGTAGGATCCCAGAGTACCTCAGCTGTTCTCTCTACATTCTAAATACGGATTTCAGCACAGTTTAAGTCAGTGGGTGAAAGCAGAAGAACTATGTCCAATGTCATCATCATGCTAAAGATTTCTACTAAAAACATGATACGTAAAGTTTTCCCAAAGGCACAGATAATAAATGGAAGCGCATACAAAGGATTTCTATTTTATACCTCACAGTGCAGCAAACTTTCCATGATattaaatttacattcccataaaTACATCTCTCACCCATAACCACATATAAATAGAACAGAAGGCAGTCTAAAAACTTACGATGTATTATATGTAGAGTTGTCTGTCCACTTCCAAGCATGATGTGATGATTCTCTGCTAAGGCCAATCCAATGGTCAAAAGGGCCTTTGTATCTCATCAGAAAGTTCtattataaaacacagaaaacaaaaaacacatgtaTCCTTCATTTTACCCTTGAGTCCTCTTCCCCCCAGCCTTCTCTCTTTGGATGACAGCCTGGTAAGATTGAGAAGCTTAGACATTGAAGGGAGAAGACTAGTCCCTAGTTCTCAGCTTAAGTCACTCAAATGTCTCTGATCCTAAATTACATTAAAGTGATCACACATCTCAATTTGACTGGGAAAGTCCCAGGTTATGCCTGTGGTTCCAACACAATACTGTCACTTCCGACATAATATTGTCACTTTCACTCCCCAAAATGTCCCAATTTGGGTGATAAATTGCATGATGACCAGACTTCTTTTTACAATGGGAACAATATATCTAATCTGAAGGTTAACCATGAGGATTACATGAGAGAATCTGTCTAAATTGTCTCACAGGGTTCCACGTAGAGAACATACCCAGGAAATATCAGGCACTAATATGCACTCCAAGCCCCCAAGCCTGCCTCGAATGggattcttcctcttttttcagcTGTCACCCTGTGCAGCCTACATCCTTATCAGGGGCTAAGTATTCAAGAAAGAACATGATCCAAAAATATTTCTTACCAGCTCCTCCTCGGTTTCAAACTGAGCAAGAACAGCTTCACATGAAGTACAAAATGTCTGACTgaatgtccaattctttgagtcttcagaaaaataaaaacacttacaCCCAAATCCAATCCATCCTTTTGGGCAGGGGACATACAGAATGTGTGAGTCTGGCTTTCTGCTCCTCACTAAAAGTTGAACAGACATAGTAAAGCATAACAAATAAATTTTCTCAtcccttttattattttccacttACCATCCTGAGGTCTGTCTTTttaacatatgtatgtatatgtatatgtaggtaCAGTATAACTAAATTCCAAAATGAGGGGTTTGAAGAAAAGCATGCCAAAGAACAACTAGACTCTTGTACTTTTATGGCCTTGGCTAacagcattttgtttttctcaaaacCTGAACAGGGGCTACTTTCTATAGGTAGACAGATTATTAGAAATGTCTTCCAAGTCCAAACTCGTCAGTTTTTCCCAaagaacagtttttctttttatgtattatggCACCATTCATTACATATAGATTTGTGGAACCAGTTCTCTGCTGCTCACTAAAAGTTGGACAGACACAGTGAACAtaacaaataaattttcttatccCTTTTACCTATTATTCCACTTATTATCCTGAGgttggtcttttcttttttttttttaaattatgtatgtatatacatatacacacacatgtattcatGTATGTAAGTACAGCAAAACTAAATTCCAAAATGAGGAGTTTGAAGAAAAACATGGCCAAATATAAACTAGACTCTTGTACTTTCTGGCTCTGCAaatagcattttgtttttcttaaaatctctACAGGACCTACTTTCCATAGGCAGATAGATTGTCAGAAATGTCTTCCATGCCCAATGCGTTTGTTTATCAGaatgcagttttattttatatgtattttggcACCACTCATTACacaatttcatattattttgctTCCAGAGTCACATTCTCAGGTGCTTATCTACATACTAAACACTCTCTATGGATGCCACCCAACTCTGGGTTATATGGAGAATCGCTGAGCTGTAACGCACTTCCAACTAATATTTCTAATGTCTCTTGAAATGCTACCAGCTTTAACCACTTATAAAACACCAACTGCTACTCACTGTGTGGAAATGTGATTGTACTTTACTGCTTTCAGAAACAGCAGACTTTTCCGAgatctattttctcattttggttTCTTGGAGAATGCAATATTGAGATCTGTGGTCACTTGCAGAGTGCAAGCTAGTGGTAGTTGATTTTCCTAAATGATTTTATTAGCTTGAGAGTTTGTCTTGGAAAGAATGTTCTGTGAAAactaatatatgaatatatatatatatatatatatatatatatatatattttatatggtgACTTTTTACCCCTGAGGTCAGTCTTGAAGTACATATTGTATTTGATTGTTGCCTCCCAGAGTCATCACTAACAGTCTTATCTCAGGCACAAAAGCCATCAATCCACTGATTTTCGAGCAGAGAATCTGTGCATCTCACTTCCCAGGGGTCCATGGACACTAATGGTTTTAAGGAAATCAATTTCTGTACCATTTAATTTCTGTAGTATTCTTTCCTAGCATCATACAGATTTCCCTTTCCCCACATCTTCCTTAATATCAGTCCTTCTTACTCTTGACATAAGAAAGGCAAACTCCTTACCTTTCCTAGATTTTACTATGATACATCTCTTAGGGGTATAAAACCTTCCAGTAGACAAAACATGGCATAGTTCAACTCTTGATTTTAgtaccaaaaataaaatgtagtatttCCAGTGTTTCTGGAAatgctattttatatgtatttctgttaaatatgataaaaatatttggaaCCTTGTGAGATGCTCTGAAACCAGCAAGATATCAGAGTATAGGCTGTGGGAAGAATACATGCTTTTGCTTCCTAACCTCACTTTTTCTTCCCTTATCTAATATGATAGGAAATACTGTTGGTTCAACTTTCAAGATAGATTCTGATACCAGGTCCCATCTCCACTGTTACCACCAGGGCCAAGTCATGGTCTGCTCTGGTGTGGATTTCTATAAGTTTACCCTAGTAGATGTTCCCAAAgtctaacttttcttccaatggtCTCTTCTCGATGTAACAGTCAAAATGGTTTTATTCTACAATGAAATTCAGATCATGGCATTCCTCTCCTACAATTTCCCTCTTCCTGATACCGCCCACTGCACTCAGATTAAAAGCCAAAGTCTTTACCTGATTCAGTAGGCTGTGACCTCCCTGACCACCAGCCCATTACTCTTCCTCATTCTCACCTTGCTTCAACTGTAGAAGCCTCCGTGCTGTTCCCCAAACCTGCCAGGAGCTTCCTCCTTTCATTCTACTTGTTCCTGCCATCTGCAATGCTTTCCCCACATGCCCAATGGCTCCTTCATCTCCTTCAAGTTTGCCGAAAAGTCATCTTCTCAAAGAGGCTTTCCCTGGACACTTATATTCATCTCAATCTGTTACCCTATATTATAATATCTGCATCTTCCTGCTATTAATAGAATTGGAGTTCCCTGGGACAGggaattttttgtgttttgttcactgatatacCTCAAGCATTTCACACACCCTGGCACATAatggagctcaataaatatttatttacaatgtgAATGTGCAAAGAACATGGTACAGCTTGGAGAACAGGTAACTCACCTGCCACACAAATGGTAAGTAACACCACATTTAGAGCTATAAGCACAAGGATAATCACGATGCAGCAGTAAATCTTGGCAGGTGTAACAGGAGATATAATTGCTAGGCATTTCTTTTGGAAATCTTTACCTGTAAATGGAAATGTCATAATCTCAATCTCATGGAAGCAttagaaagaaaaacttaaatgtaTCACAGAATCCACATGTAAAATCAGCTGTACCTCACCTCCCCTATTGCCAAAATCCCTCACAAAAGGTCCACGTCCAGGAGAGATGGCCATGGCTGAAAAGCGACCCAGAGATAAGAGAAACAGTATTTTTCCCCTGGAGAGTCTTCCAGTTATTGTAAGAAGAGCTAATAAGAGAGTAAGAAACAGACAGACTAGAAACCAGAATGAAAACGAAACATAAACACAATCCAAATTTACCTCCATAAATAACAAATTTGGTTAGAAGTTCTAACAGGAGCATTAGAGAACTAATCAATATAATTCTTCATATTAacagaataagagaagagaaaggatatGATCATCTATATAGGcataaaaggagaaggaaatggaaatccactccagtattcttgcctagagaatcctgtggacagaggagctggtgggctgctgtccatagggtcacccagagttggacatgactgaagcaatttcgCATGCATGCATAGACATAAAATGTGGGAAAACCTAAGAGTCATCCAAAATAACAAAGCCCAACAAATTATGAAttgaactttcacttttcatagaaaTAGTACAGCTACCAtgatacttaatggtgaaaaagtAAATGCCTTCCTCTAAAGGTCAGGAACAAAGCAAGGATGTCTGTTCTCACCAATCCAATTGAACATTTTACTAGAGGTTCTATCAGTGccaaaaatgcaagaaaaataaataaaagacatatggAGattagaaagaagtgaaagtgtttctAGATGTGGTATCCATTCACCTCCcagtagaaatataaatttgaaaattatctgCACATGAATCTACCTTCCCCAGAGCCAAGGATTCCAGGCACACCCACCCCTGCCTTGTCCCAGCTCCTTGCACTCCAGCAGTCCCAGCAGACAATGCAGCCTCAGACAGCTTCCACCCCAGCCTTCCTGTGGGCTCCTAGGagccaggctcctgtctccccGCTGCACCTGCCAATTCCAGCAGCTCCAGGTGGGGCT is from Odocoileus virginianus isolate 20LAN1187 ecotype Illinois unplaced genomic scaffold, Ovbor_1.2 Unplaced_Contig_11, whole genome shotgun sequence and encodes:
- the LOC110143547 gene encoding C-type lectin domain family 2 member D11-like isoform X3; this encodes MTLMETPAMLPREPTSRENVEERQSGKDFQKKCLAIISPVTPAKIYCCIVIILVLIALNVVLLTICVAVRSRKPDSHILYVPCPKGWIGFGCKCFYFSEDSKNWTFSQTFCTSCEAVLAQFETEEELNFLMRYKGPFDHWIGLSRESSHHAWKWTDNSTYNTSFGMTGDGECGYLNDLGVSSARSYTERKWICSKQIISPCP
- the LOC110143547 gene encoding C-type lectin domain family 2 member D11-like isoform X2 produces the protein MTLMETPAMLPREPTSRENVEERQSAMAISPGRGPFVRDFGNRGGKDFQKKCLAIISPVTPAKIYCCIVIILVLIALNVVLLTICVAVRSRKPDSHILYVPCPKGWIGFGCKCFYFSEDSKNWTFSQTFCTSCEAVLAQFETEEELNFLMRYKGPFDHWIGLSRESSHHAWKWTDNSTYNTSFGMTGDGECGYLNDLGVSSARSYTERKWICSKQIISPCP
- the LOC110143547 gene encoding C-type lectin domain family 2 member D11-like isoform X1 — its product is MTLMETPAMLPREPTSRENVEERQSALLTITGRLSRGKILFLLSLGRFSAMAISPGRGPFVRDFGNRGGKDFQKKCLAIISPVTPAKIYCCIVIILVLIALNVVLLTICVAVRSRKPDSHILYVPCPKGWIGFGCKCFYFSEDSKNWTFSQTFCTSCEAVLAQFETEEELNFLMRYKGPFDHWIGLSRESSHHAWKWTDNSTYNTSFGMTGDGECGYLNDLGVSSARSYTERKWICSKQIISPCP